The following coding sequences lie in one Benincasa hispida cultivar B227 chromosome 6, ASM972705v1, whole genome shotgun sequence genomic window:
- the LOC120080389 gene encoding uncharacterized protein LOC120080389 isoform X2 — MTVAQFAMVQELAFLVKDNLPSKHLILSMEETFINFLHDETSSDGILELEPMDSYNRLLLHRLADIFGFAHVSVGEGANRHLVLERCPDSSIPSILVSDILWEYDEPQMSTIPHQLLRRKENSSASSTKSSPQLSLEEREAAYLAVRERIFMMNIGEDSKPMKPKPRCDPVVARRMIAHALGQRINSLPEDTTCHRKEQGVVNNAYVQAKDSKLPDSTVEAVNKNISQSHQHVNLKNEVDKNCNPDVSVARGSTAAKMKPDKSSPKASRVDNEYLKREHLGAAKMMFSQALGKHSRKNKSLQTRGEAD; from the exons ATGACTGTCGCCCAATTCGCCATG GTGCAGGAGCTGGCCTTTCTTGTGAAAGACAACCTCCCCAGCAAGCATCTTATTCTATCCATGGAAGAAACCTTCATAAACTTTCTTCATGATGAAACCAG TTCAGATGGTATCTTGGAGTTGGAACCAATGGATTCATACAACCGTCTTCTTTTGCATCGTCTTGCTGATATTTTTGG ATTTGCCCACGTATCAGTTGGTGAAGGTGCTAATAGACACTTGGTTTTGGAGCGATGCCCAGATTCATCGAT ACCATCCATTCTTGTGAGTGATATTCTGTGGGAGTATGATGAACCTCAAATGTCAACGATACCACACCAACTATTAAGGAGAAAGGAAAATTCTTCTG CGAGTTCAACGAAATCATCTCCTCAACTTTCACTTGAAGAGAGAGAAGCAGCTTATCTGGCTGTCCGTGAGCGAATTTTCATGATGAACATAGGAGAAGACAGCAAACCCATGAAGCCAAAGCCACGCTGTGATCCTGTGGTTGCACGACGCATGATTGCACATGCACTGGGCCAGAGAATTAATTCACTTCCTGAGGATACTACTTGCCATCGCAAAGAGCAAGGTGTGGTAAACAATGCATACGTCCAAGCAAAAGATTCGAAGTTGCCTGATTCTACCGTGGAAGCCGTTAACAAAAACATTTCACAGTCACATCAACATGTGAACTTGAAGAATGAAGTGGATAAGAATTGTAATCCAGACGTGTCAGTGGCAAGGGGAAGTACTGCTGCCAAAATGAAACCTGACAAGAGTTCTCCGAAGGCAAGTCGTGTTGACAATGAGTACTTGAAGAGAGAACATTTAGGAGCTGCAAAGATGATGTTTTCTCAGGCATTAGGCAAGCACTCCCGAAAGAATAAGTCTCTTCAAACTCGTGGGGAAGCAGATTAA
- the LOC120080389 gene encoding uncharacterized protein LOC120080389 isoform X1, which yields MTVAQFAMVQELAFLVKDNLPSKHLILSMEETFINFLHDETSSSDGILELEPMDSYNRLLLHRLADIFGFAHVSVGEGANRHLVLERCPDSSIPSILVSDILWEYDEPQMSTIPHQLLRRKENSSASSTKSSPQLSLEEREAAYLAVRERIFMMNIGEDSKPMKPKPRCDPVVARRMIAHALGQRINSLPEDTTCHRKEQGVVNNAYVQAKDSKLPDSTVEAVNKNISQSHQHVNLKNEVDKNCNPDVSVARGSTAAKMKPDKSSPKASRVDNEYLKREHLGAAKMMFSQALGKHSRKNKSLQTRGEAD from the exons ATGACTGTCGCCCAATTCGCCATG GTGCAGGAGCTGGCCTTTCTTGTGAAAGACAACCTCCCCAGCAAGCATCTTATTCTATCCATGGAAGAAACCTTCATAAACTTTCTTCATGATGAAACCAG cAGTTCAGATGGTATCTTGGAGTTGGAACCAATGGATTCATACAACCGTCTTCTTTTGCATCGTCTTGCTGATATTTTTGG ATTTGCCCACGTATCAGTTGGTGAAGGTGCTAATAGACACTTGGTTTTGGAGCGATGCCCAGATTCATCGAT ACCATCCATTCTTGTGAGTGATATTCTGTGGGAGTATGATGAACCTCAAATGTCAACGATACCACACCAACTATTAAGGAGAAAGGAAAATTCTTCTG CGAGTTCAACGAAATCATCTCCTCAACTTTCACTTGAAGAGAGAGAAGCAGCTTATCTGGCTGTCCGTGAGCGAATTTTCATGATGAACATAGGAGAAGACAGCAAACCCATGAAGCCAAAGCCACGCTGTGATCCTGTGGTTGCACGACGCATGATTGCACATGCACTGGGCCAGAGAATTAATTCACTTCCTGAGGATACTACTTGCCATCGCAAAGAGCAAGGTGTGGTAAACAATGCATACGTCCAAGCAAAAGATTCGAAGTTGCCTGATTCTACCGTGGAAGCCGTTAACAAAAACATTTCACAGTCACATCAACATGTGAACTTGAAGAATGAAGTGGATAAGAATTGTAATCCAGACGTGTCAGTGGCAAGGGGAAGTACTGCTGCCAAAATGAAACCTGACAAGAGTTCTCCGAAGGCAAGTCGTGTTGACAATGAGTACTTGAAGAGAGAACATTTAGGAGCTGCAAAGATGATGTTTTCTCAGGCATTAGGCAAGCACTCCCGAAAGAATAAGTCTCTTCAAACTCGTGGGGAAGCAGATTAA
- the LOC120080389 gene encoding uncharacterized protein LOC120080389 isoform X3: MMKPDGILELEPMDSYNRLLLHRLADIFGFAHVSVGEGANRHLVLERCPDSSIPSILVSDILWEYDEPQMSTIPHQLLRRKENSSASSTKSSPQLSLEEREAAYLAVRERIFMMNIGEDSKPMKPKPRCDPVVARRMIAHALGQRINSLPEDTTCHRKEQGVVNNAYVQAKDSKLPDSTVEAVNKNISQSHQHVNLKNEVDKNCNPDVSVARGSTAAKMKPDKSSPKASRVDNEYLKREHLGAAKMMFSQALGKHSRKNKSLQTRGEAD, translated from the exons ATGATGAAACCAG ATGGTATCTTGGAGTTGGAACCAATGGATTCATACAACCGTCTTCTTTTGCATCGTCTTGCTGATATTTTTGG ATTTGCCCACGTATCAGTTGGTGAAGGTGCTAATAGACACTTGGTTTTGGAGCGATGCCCAGATTCATCGAT ACCATCCATTCTTGTGAGTGATATTCTGTGGGAGTATGATGAACCTCAAATGTCAACGATACCACACCAACTATTAAGGAGAAAGGAAAATTCTTCTG CGAGTTCAACGAAATCATCTCCTCAACTTTCACTTGAAGAGAGAGAAGCAGCTTATCTGGCTGTCCGTGAGCGAATTTTCATGATGAACATAGGAGAAGACAGCAAACCCATGAAGCCAAAGCCACGCTGTGATCCTGTGGTTGCACGACGCATGATTGCACATGCACTGGGCCAGAGAATTAATTCACTTCCTGAGGATACTACTTGCCATCGCAAAGAGCAAGGTGTGGTAAACAATGCATACGTCCAAGCAAAAGATTCGAAGTTGCCTGATTCTACCGTGGAAGCCGTTAACAAAAACATTTCACAGTCACATCAACATGTGAACTTGAAGAATGAAGTGGATAAGAATTGTAATCCAGACGTGTCAGTGGCAAGGGGAAGTACTGCTGCCAAAATGAAACCTGACAAGAGTTCTCCGAAGGCAAGTCGTGTTGACAATGAGTACTTGAAGAGAGAACATTTAGGAGCTGCAAAGATGATGTTTTCTCAGGCATTAGGCAAGCACTCCCGAAAGAATAAGTCTCTTCAAACTCGTGGGGAAGCAGATTAA